A part of Helicobacter ibis genomic DNA contains:
- the murA gene encoding UDP-N-acetylglucosamine 1-carboxyvinyltransferase, giving the protein MDYLKIVGGVKLQGAINISGAKNAALPLMASTLLSKNTTTIKNLPNVVDIKTFLNLLEMLGSDVNFNNNTAIINTNNLKNTKATYDIVRKMRASILVLGPLLARFKQCEVSLPGGCAIGARPVDLHIKALEKMGANIKVENGYIVAEAKQGLKGAIINFDKITVTGSENIIMAASLAHGKSKILNVAKEPEVVQLCEVLQQAGVDIKGIGSDELEIYGTSGEGLEFKEISVIPDRIEAGTYLCAAGVTNSQITLHNIDSTHLGAVISKLEEIGFKLTYNQDSITIYPAKELNAFEISTAEYPGFPTDMQAQFMALATQCNGVSIIEERLFENRFMHVSELQRMGANIILKNNTATINGKNELFGAPVMATDLRASSALILAALIANKESTIHRIYHLDRGYENLEEKFLKLGANIIREKE; this is encoded by the coding sequence ATGGATTATCTAAAAATAGTTGGCGGAGTAAAATTACAAGGTGCTATAAATATCTCTGGAGCGAAAAACGCCGCACTTCCGCTTATGGCTTCTACTTTATTATCAAAAAATACAACAACAATTAAGAATCTCCCAAATGTCGTCGATATAAAGACATTTCTAAATTTACTAGAAATGCTTGGGAGTGATGTTAATTTTAATAACAATACTGCCATTATAAATACAAATAATCTAAAAAACACAAAAGCAACATATGATATAGTAAGGAAAATGAGGGCTTCAATACTAGTTTTAGGTCCTCTATTAGCTAGATTTAAACAATGTGAAGTATCTCTACCCGGAGGCTGTGCAATAGGAGCAAGACCTGTTGATTTGCATATAAAAGCATTAGAAAAAATGGGTGCAAATATAAAAGTAGAAAATGGATATATAGTAGCAGAAGCAAAACAAGGTCTAAAGGGTGCTATTATTAACTTTGACAAAATAACGGTAACTGGTAGTGAAAATATAATAATGGCTGCAAGTTTGGCACATGGGAAAAGCAAAATATTAAATGTCGCAAAAGAGCCTGAAGTAGTGCAGTTATGCGAAGTATTACAACAAGCTGGTGTTGACATAAAAGGTATAGGAAGCGATGAACTTGAAATATATGGCACAAGCGGTGAGGGATTAGAATTTAAAGAAATAAGTGTAATACCGGATAGAATCGAAGCTGGGACATATTTGTGTGCTGCTGGGGTTACAAACTCTCAAATAACTCTTCATAATATAGATTCAACACATCTTGGAGCTGTAATTTCAAAGCTAGAAGAAATTGGCTTTAAACTAACCTACAATCAAGATTCAATTACAATCTACCCTGCAAAAGAGCTAAATGCATTTGAAATATCAACAGCAGAATACCCCGGATTCCCAACTGATATGCAAGCACAATTCATGGCTCTAGCCACGCAATGCAACGGAGTTAGCATAATAGAAGAAAGATTGTTTGAAAACAGATTTATGCATGTAAGCGAATTACAAAGAATGGGTGCAAACATAATACTAAAAAACAATACCGCTACTATAAATGGTAAAAACGAGCTATTTGGTGCCCCTGTAATGGCGACTGACCTTAGAGCATCAAGCGCATTAATACTAGCAGCACTAATTGCAAACAAAGAAAGCACCATACATAGAATCTATCATTTAGATAGAGGATATGAAAATTTAGAAGAAAAGTTCTTAAAGCTAGGTGCAAATATAATACGAGAGAAAGAATGA
- the rsmH gene encoding 16S rRNA (cytosine(1402)-N(4))-methyltransferase RsmH → MIPHISVLKDEIVNLFDTKLVNTGGTIIDCTLGYGGHTLALLEKYKNIKIIAIDKDIEAINLATKRLEKYKDRLKIINNSFSSGLKEALQTSQDAVGILADIGVSSMQFDNLERGFSFLSNTLDMRMNLDSHFSASEVVNNYSTTELERIFRDFGEIREYKKLARLIVETRKKEKIQSSKILSELIAKNFKNAKLHPATLAFQAIRIEVNNELGELQEMLNICKDSNLQHGSRIGIISFHSLEDRMIKLEFKKWEQSCICPSSVMKCICGNSHKLGNNIYKKPITPNAEELSNNNRARSAKLRAFEFIRN, encoded by the coding sequence ATGATTCCTCATATATCTGTATTAAAAGATGAAATTGTAAATTTGTTTGATACTAAGCTAGTAAATACTGGAGGAACTATAATTGATTGCACACTTGGATATGGTGGGCACACTCTAGCACTACTAGAAAAATATAAAAATATAAAAATAATAGCAATAGACAAGGATATAGAAGCAATAAACCTAGCTACAAAAAGGTTAGAAAAATATAAAGATAGGCTAAAAATAATAAATAACAGCTTCTCATCTGGCTTAAAAGAAGCCTTGCAAACCTCACAAGATGCTGTAGGAATCCTAGCTGATATAGGAGTATCTTCAATGCAATTTGATAATTTAGAGAGGGGTTTTTCATTTCTTTCAAATACTCTTGATATGAGAATGAATCTAGATTCACACTTTAGTGCTAGTGAGGTTGTAAATAACTATTCAACAACTGAATTAGAAAGAATCTTTAGGGATTTTGGAGAAATTAGAGAATATAAAAAACTAGCAAGACTAATAGTAGAGACAAGAAAAAAGGAAAAAATACAAAGTAGTAAAATATTAAGCGAACTAATAGCAAAAAATTTTAAAAATGCCAAACTTCACCCAGCCACACTTGCATTTCAAGCAATAAGAATAGAGGTAAATAACGAACTAGGAGAATTACAAGAAATGCTAAATATCTGCAAAGATTCCAATCTACAACATGGATCTAGAATTGGTATTATTTCATTTCATTCACTAGAAGATAGAATGATAAAGCTAGAGTTTAAAAAATGGGAACAATCATGCATATGCCCTAGTTCCGTAATGAAATGTATATGTGGCAATAGTCATAAATTAGGTAACAATATATATAAAAAACCAATAACACCAAATGCAGAAGAATTAAGCAATAACAATAGGGCAAGAAGTGCTAAATTAAGAGCATTTGAATTTATAAGGAATTAA
- the der gene encoding ribosome biogenesis GTPase Der: MDKFYAQIAIIGLPNAGKSSLFNRLSKARIAITSEVSGTTRDVKKGIVTINDREFLLLDTGGLDDGKLEEDSLFKKVSEKSLQAGEDSDLILYLVDGKSGVNEIDKKIFYSLQKKNPNILLVVNKIDNDKEKDEAWSFMEFGAKECFFISVSHNRGINALKEAILESIQNNPIANLLENNDDESLEEFLDSKFNDEVINIGIIGRVNVGKSSLLNALLQKDRAVVSNVAGTTIDPVDEEGEINGTRVNFVDTAGIRRRGRIDGLEKYALNRTREVLSRTDIAILVLDASEPFVELDEKIAGLIDEYKLGVIVVFNKWDIVHKDFAKIMEDFRFRFKFLDYTPIITISAKNKRHIQKLENEILKVYENFTQRIPTSKINDLIKEATAKHALPSDRGKIVKIYYAVQFESKPPQIALISNRPDSIHFSYKRYLVNFFRERFSLSGVKIIFIARRRGEMASFKESED; the protein is encoded by the coding sequence ATGGATAAATTTTATGCACAAATTGCGATAATTGGGCTACCAAATGCTGGTAAGAGCTCTCTTTTTAATAGATTATCTAAAGCAAGAATTGCTATTACTTCTGAAGTATCAGGAACTACTAGAGATGTAAAAAAAGGAATCGTAACTATAAATGATAGAGAATTTTTGCTCCTTGATACAGGTGGGCTAGATGATGGTAAGCTAGAAGAAGATTCTTTATTTAAAAAAGTTAGCGAAAAATCACTTCAAGCTGGGGAAGATTCTGATTTAATACTATATCTAGTAGATGGCAAAAGTGGTGTAAATGAAATTGATAAAAAGATATTTTATTCACTGCAAAAGAAGAATCCTAATATATTGTTAGTTGTCAATAAAATAGATAATGATAAAGAAAAAGATGAAGCTTGGTCGTTTATGGAGTTTGGAGCTAAAGAGTGCTTTTTTATATCTGTATCGCACAATAGAGGGATTAATGCTTTAAAAGAGGCGATTTTAGAGTCAATACAAAATAATCCAATTGCAAACTTGCTAGAAAATAATGATGATGAAAGCTTGGAGGAATTTTTAGATTCTAAGTTTAATGATGAGGTTATAAATATAGGGATAATAGGCAGAGTAAATGTTGGGAAAAGCTCACTTTTAAATGCATTATTACAAAAAGATAGAGCAGTTGTGTCAAATGTTGCAGGAACAACAATAGATCCAGTAGATGAAGAAGGTGAGATAAATGGTACTAGGGTGAATTTCGTGGATACAGCAGGGATTCGTCGTAGGGGTAGGATAGATGGATTAGAGAAGTATGCATTAAATCGTACAAGAGAAGTGTTATCTAGGACTGATATTGCAATTTTGGTTTTAGATGCTTCAGAGCCTTTTGTGGAATTAGATGAAAAAATTGCTGGACTTATTGATGAATATAAGCTTGGTGTTATAGTTGTGTTTAATAAGTGGGATATAGTGCATAAGGATTTTGCAAAAATAATGGAGGATTTTAGGTTTAGGTTTAAGTTTCTTGATTATACACCAATTATTACAATATCAGCAAAGAATAAAAGACATATACAAAAACTAGAAAATGAGATTCTAAAAGTTTATGAAAACTTCACTCAAAGAATCCCGACTTCAAAGATAAATGACTTAATAAAAGAAGCAACTGCTAAACACGCATTGCCAAGCGATAGAGGTAAGATAGTAAAAATATATTATGCAGTTCAGTTTGAAAGTAAACCCCCTCAAATAGCATTAATTAGCAATCGTCCAGATAGCATACATTTTAGCTATAAAAGATATTTAGTTAATTTTTTTAGAGAAAGATTTTCATTAAGTGGCGTAAAAATAATTTTTATAGCAAGAAGGAGAGGTGAGATGGCTTCTTTTAAAGAGAGTGAAGATTAG
- a CDS encoding DMT family transporter, which produces MEKIAVRSILIASILFTIMGMIVKELSYNIPVIEVAFARNLFGLIWLGVALLIKPPKQKGGKLLVLIFRGIVGGSAMMAYFYNMSVMPLGSAYAFSYTSPIFLAFLSMILIHQKVSLKTWVAIFLGFSGILLISNPQEIEFTFWNLTIGLYSGIGAALAYLSVAELAKYYDGRVIILSLMLFGSILPLIAQLIPYSTYPIALFEPFVMPNLNEFLLFLALGVVSTYAQIYMTKAYMLGDPPIIGAISYITIFFATFAGVILGDKIPHFFEIIGMGLIVCGGILAVFSKVK; this is translated from the coding sequence ATGGAAAAAATAGCGGTAAGATCAATATTAATTGCATCAATACTATTTACAATTATGGGAATGATAGTAAAAGAACTAAGCTACAATATCCCTGTAATTGAAGTAGCATTTGCTAGGAATCTATTTGGTCTTATTTGGCTAGGTGTAGCACTGCTAATTAAACCACCCAAGCAAAAAGGAGGCAAACTTCTAGTTCTTATCTTTCGTGGAATAGTTGGTGGGAGTGCAATGATGGCATACTTTTATAATATGTCTGTAATGCCACTTGGAAGTGCTTATGCGTTTTCTTATACCTCTCCTATATTTCTTGCATTTTTAAGTATGATTTTAATTCATCAAAAGGTATCACTAAAGACTTGGGTTGCTATTTTTCTAGGCTTTAGCGGTATTTTGCTTATAAGCAATCCACAAGAGATAGAATTTACATTTTGGAATCTCACCATAGGGCTTTATAGTGGAATTGGAGCGGCACTTGCATATCTATCAGTAGCTGAACTAGCCAAGTATTACGATGGAAGGGTAATTATTCTATCTTTAATGTTATTTGGCTCAATACTGCCTCTAATAGCTCAACTAATACCATATTCTACATATCCTATTGCACTATTTGAGCCATTTGTAATGCCAAACTTAAATGAATTTTTATTATTTTTAGCACTTGGCGTTGTATCAACTTATGCACAAATATATATGACAAAGGCATATATGCTAGGAGACCCACCAATAATAGGGGCTATAAGTTATATAACTATATTTTTTGCAACATTTGCAGGAGTAATCTTGGGAGATAAAATTCCTCATTTCTTTGAAATTATTGGTATGGGACTTATTGTATGTGGAGGAATCTTAGCGGTATTTTCCAAGGTTAAATAA
- a CDS encoding ABC transporter permease — protein MILNAFFLAFRQIKRNFLRAILTMLGVIIGVGAVIIMITLGNGTTQVITSQMSSLGSNLLLVFPGRDQSPGKGVRKKFMLEDANSLKLQMGSLVKAVAPISTSSVLVQFQKNNTQTQIHGINNDYFVATNWDLQYGRSFNREDYRAGSNVCIIGGSVSKNLFGDNVSVGSKIRLSNIVCEVVGVLESKGQGAMGNDQDDIVLLPLKTFHRSILKSDSLYNIDRLMISLQDNVDSSLATQEATRILQEIRKIREGQKNDFEIMDTKQIIEMMKSTTSNLTLFLSAIAGVSLIVGGIGIMNIMLVSITERTKEIGTRLAIGALQSEVLLQFLIEAITLSSLGGVIGIVLAFFGSLAITSILDIPFLFDYIIALIAFLFSAFIGIIFGYLPARRASRLNPIEALRHE, from the coding sequence ATGATTTTAAATGCATTTTTTTTAGCATTCAGACAGATTAAAAGAAACTTTCTAAGAGCTATTTTGACTATGCTTGGGGTTATTATTGGTGTCGGTGCAGTTATTATTATGATAACTTTAGGTAATGGGACAACACAAGTTATAACAAGTCAAATGAGTAGTTTGGGTAGCAATTTATTGCTTGTGTTTCCCGGAAGAGATCAAAGTCCTGGTAAAGGTGTGAGAAAAAAGTTTATGCTAGAAGATGCAAACTCACTAAAGCTACAAATGGGAAGCTTGGTAAAAGCAGTAGCACCAATTAGCACAAGCAGTGTTTTGGTGCAATTCCAAAAAAACAATACACAAACGCAGATTCATGGAATTAATAATGATTATTTTGTAGCAACAAATTGGGATTTACAATATGGTAGATCCTTTAATAGGGAGGATTATAGGGCAGGTAGTAATGTGTGTATTATTGGTGGAAGTGTGTCTAAGAATCTATTTGGCGATAATGTAAGTGTAGGCTCAAAAATAAGGCTTAGTAATATAGTATGTGAGGTTGTAGGTGTGTTAGAAAGCAAGGGTCAGGGTGCTATGGGCAATGATCAAGATGATATTGTGCTATTGCCACTTAAGACATTTCATAGAAGTATTTTAAAGAGCGATTCTTTATATAATATAGATAGACTAATGATTTCTTTGCAGGATAATGTAGATTCAAGTCTAGCTACGCAAGAGGCTACAAGAATCTTGCAAGAAATAAGAAAAATAAGAGAAGGACAGAAGAATGACTTTGAGATAATGGATACAAAGCAAATAATAGAAATGATGAAAAGTACAACATCGAATCTTACACTTTTTTTAAGTGCTATTGCTGGAGTTAGTTTGATTGTTGGTGGGATTGGCATTATGAATATTATGCTTGTATCAATTACTGAGAGGACGAAAGAAATAGGCACTAGACTTGCTATTGGTGCATTGCAAAGTGAGGTGTTACTGCAGTTTTTAATAGAAGCAATTACGCTTAGTTCCCTTGGTGGTGTTATAGGTATAGTATTGGCGTTTTTTGGCTCTTTAGCTATTACTAGTATTTTAGATATACCATTTTTGTTTGATTATATAATAGCGTTAATTGCATTTTTGTTTTCTGCATTTATTGGCATTATTTTTGGATATTTACCTGCTAGGAGAGCATCAAGGCTTAATCCAATTGAAGCACTAAGGCATGAGTAG
- a CDS encoding ABC transporter ATP-binding protein, producing MSLIKLSNIHKRYGKGTNVFEALKGVSLDIEAGEFVALMGPSGSGKSTIANILGCLDSPSSGVYDFCGVNVSELNIKQKALLRRHYIGFIFQGFNLLPRTTALENVELPLLYRQVPKKERLRISMEALELVGLDKWCNHSSNELSGGQQQRVAIARAIASKPLFLLADEPTGNLDTKRSVEIMEILQNLNKDSKITILMVTHESDMAKYASREIVFLDGKKKSDTKEDS from the coding sequence ATGAGTCTTATAAAGCTAAGTAATATTCATAAAAGATATGGAAAAGGCACAAATGTATTTGAAGCACTAAAAGGTGTTAGTTTGGACATTGAAGCGGGTGAGTTTGTTGCATTAATGGGGCCTAGTGGAAGTGGCAAATCAACAATAGCAAATATACTAGGTTGCCTTGATAGTCCAAGTAGTGGTGTGTATGATTTTTGTGGTGTGAATGTAAGTGAGTTAAATATCAAACAAAAAGCACTTCTTAGGCGACATTATATAGGGTTTATCTTTCAAGGATTCAATCTACTTCCTAGAACCACTGCACTAGAAAATGTCGAGCTTCCTTTATTGTATAGACAGGTTCCAAAAAAAGAGAGGCTAAGAATCTCTATGGAAGCGCTAGAGTTAGTTGGATTAGATAAGTGGTGCAATCATAGTTCAAATGAGCTAAGTGGAGGACAGCAACAAAGAGTAGCTATTGCAAGAGCTATTGCATCAAAGCCATTATTTTTACTTGCAGATGAACCAACTGGTAATTTAGACACTAAAAGAAGTGTAGAGATAATGGAGATATTGCAGAATCTAAATAAGGATTCTAAGATTACTATTTTAATGGTTACCCATGAGAGTGATATGGCAAAGTATGCGAGTAGAGAAATTGTGTTTTTAGATGGCAAGAAGAAGTCAGACACTAAGGAAGATTCATGA
- a CDS encoding efflux RND transporter periplasmic adaptor subunit, translated as MIETKDILKNINPKKNYKKIILIYGSIICIICAVFGILYYINTKAPEINYITREVTIGDIKSTISANGSLSPTNEVAIGSVISGIVLEVLVDVNDRVKKGQILARIDSESIEQNLYKYQAQLGSAKAQLKSAEVSLSEKEWKYKQYKNLYEKTGGKTPSILELESVRSEYNLAISDVEIKKANIKEIETAIASTQVDLRNSKITTPIDGIVLSRSIEVGQSVAASFQAPEFFIVAESLEEMELNASISEADIGKVKEGQKVLFGVDSYPNKTFSAVVDRVNFGSSNTNSTSSQTTSTNNIVSYEARIYVDNSELLLRPGMSATADIEVASVKDALLVPSSALYFVPKISIDSKQKPSFSLFSRPKTRVKSIKQVANNSIWILENKVPKEIEVEVGISNGEYTEVRSSELKTGMKVIIGQN; from the coding sequence ATGATTGAAACTAAAGATATATTAAAAAATATAAATCCAAAGAAAAACTACAAAAAGATAATACTAATTTATGGTTCTATTATTTGTATTATCTGTGCCGTATTCGGAATTTTATACTATATAAACACAAAAGCACCAGAGATTAATTATATAACTAGAGAAGTTACGATAGGCGATATAAAAAGCACAATTTCTGCAAATGGTTCTTTATCTCCAACAAATGAAGTAGCAATTGGTTCTGTTATATCAGGGATTGTATTAGAAGTGTTAGTAGATGTAAATGATAGAGTAAAAAAGGGGCAGATTCTAGCAAGAATAGATAGTGAGAGTATTGAACAAAATTTATATAAATATCAAGCACAACTAGGTAGTGCAAAAGCACAACTAAAGAGTGCAGAAGTTAGTCTAAGTGAAAAAGAGTGGAAATATAAACAATATAAGAATTTATATGAAAAAACAGGAGGTAAAACACCTTCTATTTTGGAGTTAGAGAGTGTAAGGAGTGAGTATAATTTAGCCATAAGTGATGTTGAGATTAAAAAAGCAAACATAAAAGAGATAGAAACAGCAATTGCTTCTACTCAAGTTGATTTACGAAACTCTAAAATCACAACCCCAATTGATGGTATTGTTTTAAGTCGTTCTATTGAAGTTGGGCAAAGTGTTGCAGCATCTTTTCAAGCGCCGGAGTTTTTTATTGTTGCAGAAAGTTTAGAGGAAATGGAGCTAAATGCTAGCATTAGTGAGGCTGATATTGGTAAAGTAAAAGAAGGTCAGAAAGTTTTATTTGGTGTAGATTCATATCCTAATAAAACATTTAGTGCTGTAGTAGATAGGGTAAATTTTGGTTCATCAAATACTAATTCTACCTCAAGCCAAACTACAAGTACAAATAATATAGTAAGCTATGAAGCAAGAATCTATGTTGATAATAGCGAGTTATTGTTACGTCCGGGAATGAGTGCAACCGCAGATATTGAAGTAGCAAGTGTAAAAGATGCACTATTAGTTCCATCTAGTGCTTTATATTTTGTTCCAAAGATAAGCATAGATTCAAAGCAAAAACCAAGTTTCAGCCTTTTTAGCCGTCCAAAGACAAGAGTAAAATCAATAAAACAAGTAGCAAATAATTCAATTTGGATTCTTGAAAATAAAGTTCCAAAGGAAATAGAAGTAGAAGTAGGTATAAGCAATGGAGAATACACAGAAGTAAGAAGTAGTGAGTTAAAAACTGGCATGAAAGTTATTATTGGACAGAATTGA
- a CDS encoding TolC family protein yields the protein MSLNVFLRFFVLFAVFFLSACVTIPSNSELSKNIPTSFNNESLIQTSKDTKVLSPEIQLYYLFEDENLRNLYDIALLKNINLQIMQSRILQAESALKVAFSEFFPKDSASFGGSKSKGSGFQTQALGNLSWEIDVFGKNTNAKNSKESLYKKSMEDFRATQITLLSDVTSLYFNLQEYNLNISLTKENITHYAELLELTRLKVENGLLDSTELFTKQDLLTNEQNTLEILKKQFEESKNALLILLDLKSLPFVLSPSFSYKDDFLFSFEKIPANAILSRPDIRANIYSLYSQIYNKSEAYSSLFPIISISGNVSEVLQNNSNIAWSIASSISAPIFNRTQLTQNYFLQNELLKENYLSLQDSLNNAFFEIENSLFNIKNTQIQTKNNYLRFKNAQDYFMFATNRRSIGLIDELELRENNASLNNSKKNLYSSLNAQSQSLIMLFKAFGGNLYIEGQ from the coding sequence ATGAGCTTGAATGTATTTTTAAGATTTTTTGTTTTATTTGCTGTATTTTTTCTTAGTGCTTGTGTTACTATCCCTAGCAATAGTGAGTTATCAAAGAATATACCAACAAGCTTTAATAATGAATCTCTAATACAAACTTCAAAAGACACCAAGGTTCTTAGTCCAGAGATTCAGCTATATTATCTATTTGAAGATGAGAATTTAAGGAATCTATATGATATAGCACTTCTTAAAAATATAAATTTGCAAATTATGCAAAGTAGAATCTTGCAAGCAGAAAGTGCATTAAAGGTCGCATTTAGTGAGTTTTTCCCTAAGGATAGTGCTTCTTTTGGTGGTTCAAAAAGCAAAGGAAGTGGCTTTCAAACACAAGCTTTAGGCAATCTATCTTGGGAGATAGATGTTTTTGGTAAAAATACTAATGCTAAAAATTCAAAAGAATCTCTATATAAAAAGAGTATGGAAGATTTTAGGGCTACGCAAATAACCTTGTTATCTGATGTAACTAGCTTATATTTTAATTTGCAAGAATATAATTTAAATATATCATTAACAAAAGAAAACATTACTCATTATGCAGAGCTCTTAGAGCTAACTAGGCTAAAAGTTGAAAATGGTTTGTTAGATAGCACAGAGCTTTTTACAAAGCAGGATTTATTAACAAATGAGCAAAATACGCTAGAGATTCTAAAAAAGCAGTTTGAAGAGAGTAAAAATGCTTTACTTATTTTGCTTGATCTAAAATCCCTTCCTTTTGTTTTAAGTCCTTCTTTTAGCTATAAGGATGATTTTTTATTTTCTTTTGAGAAGATTCCAGCGAATGCAATATTATCTCGCCCAGATATAAGAGCAAATATTTATTCTTTGTATTCTCAAATTTACAATAAAAGTGAGGCTTACTCATCTCTCTTTCCGATAATTTCAATTAGCGGTAATGTAAGTGAAGTATTGCAAAATAATAGCAATATAGCATGGAGTATAGCAAGTTCAATTAGTGCTCCTATTTTTAATAGGACACAATTAACGCAGAATTATTTTTTGCAAAATGAGCTTTTAAAAGAAAATTATTTGTCATTACAAGATTCATTAAATAATGCATTTTTTGAAATTGAAAATTCTCTTTTTAATATCAAAAATACTCAAATACAAACTAAAAACAATTATCTAAGATTTAAAAATGCACAAGATTATTTTATGTTTGCTACAAATAGAAGAAGTATAGGGTTAATTGATGAGCTTGAATTAAGAGAAAATAACGCATCATTAAATAATTCTAAGAAAAATTTGTATTCTTCTTTAAATGCACAAAGTCAATCTTTGATTATGCTTTTTAAGGCATTTGGTGGGAATTTATATATTGAGGGACAATAA